In Flavobacterium sp. N1736, the following are encoded in one genomic region:
- a CDS encoding T9SS type A sorting domain-containing protein yields the protein MKKTILFFLVLATTKCISQIYFNPNTNMYVKGDVLYVDKNISLGANSNLYLRNNSQLIQGTTGVSGNSGAGTLSVYQEGTSDNFDYNYWCSPVGNASVLAGNENFGITMLSQPVSSTVSTPALILPTGTNNGVSNPLSIASRWIYKLINANNYSQWIFVGGTTAIAPGEGFTMKGTSGTDATNPEGTVVNNPGSAQRYDFRGKPNDGIIIVTLGANNATLTGNPYPSALHLNAFLLDPDNSAAGGIAYFWEQDKTVNSHVLTDYRGGYGAYSPMTVNSSGLYAAAAFSSYKSDGSLNNTGLSSGLSIQRKFAPIGQGFILNGNTNGTATFKNSHRMIYKEGVGLSQFEKHAPQIKETNKSTLNVTDVSYFKLNTIINNQFTRQLALAFLPEATDGVDIGIDALDMNGNLPNDVTFLLNNDNYVIQGIAFDQQKRIALRVKATAASTFKFYVPEVINFDSSQPIYIFDALDQSYHDIKNGTYQVTVASGVYPDRFKIVFTNQTLGVPSEIKNEFSISQDNVNANLNVSNPDNLDIKSFKLYDMSGKTVLYKKAIGNDLKYTFSTNSLSYGIYIAEFLTIENERFTQKILIASSLK from the coding sequence ATGAAAAAAACTATACTATTTTTTTTGGTATTGGCTACTACAAAATGTATTTCGCAAATTTATTTTAATCCCAACACGAACATGTACGTAAAAGGTGATGTTTTGTATGTGGATAAAAATATAAGTTTAGGCGCAAATTCAAATTTGTATTTAAGAAACAATTCGCAATTAATTCAAGGAACTACAGGTGTTTCAGGTAATTCAGGAGCGGGTACATTATCCGTATATCAAGAGGGGACTTCTGATAATTTTGATTATAATTATTGGTGTTCTCCGGTGGGAAATGCTTCTGTTTTAGCAGGTAATGAAAACTTTGGAATTACAATGTTAAGCCAGCCTGTATCTTCAACAGTTTCTACTCCTGCTTTAATATTGCCAACAGGTACAAATAACGGAGTTTCTAATCCGCTTTCTATAGCATCAAGATGGATTTATAAATTGATAAATGCCAACAATTATTCGCAATGGATATTTGTTGGCGGAACAACTGCAATAGCGCCCGGTGAAGGTTTTACAATGAAAGGAACGAGCGGAACAGATGCCACAAATCCTGAAGGAACTGTTGTAAATAATCCCGGAAGTGCGCAGCGATATGATTTTAGAGGAAAACCTAATGACGGTATTATCATTGTAACTTTAGGGGCTAATAATGCCACTTTAACCGGTAATCCGTATCCGTCGGCTTTACATTTAAATGCATTTCTTTTAGATCCGGATAATAGTGCTGCCGGAGGTATTGCCTATTTTTGGGAGCAGGATAAAACCGTAAATTCTCACGTACTTACGGATTATAGGGGAGGTTATGGGGCGTATTCTCCAATGACTGTAAATTCCAGCGGGTTATATGCCGCCGCCGCATTTAGTTCTTATAAAAGCGATGGCTCATTAAATAACACCGGATTATCATCAGGGCTTTCCATACAGCGTAAATTTGCACCCATAGGTCAGGGATTCATACTTAATGGAAATACAAACGGAACAGCCACTTTCAAGAATTCGCATCGAATGATTTATAAGGAAGGCGTTGGTTTATCTCAGTTTGAAAAACATGCACCACAGATAAAAGAAACAAATAAAAGCACATTGAATGTAACAGATGTCTCTTATTTTAAGTTGAATACTATTATCAATAATCAATTTACAAGGCAGCTGGCTTTAGCATTTCTTCCTGAAGCAACTGATGGTGTTGATATTGGTATTGATGCTTTAGATATGAATGGAAATCTTCCTAACGATGTTACTTTTTTACTAAACAATGATAATTATGTAATTCAGGGAATCGCTTTTGATCAGCAAAAAAGGATTGCATTACGTGTAAAAGCTACTGCAGCTTCAACATTTAAGTTTTATGTTCCGGAAGTGATCAACTTCGATTCATCGCAGCCTATTTATATATTTGATGCTTTGGATCAATCGTATCATGATATCAAAAACGGAACTTATCAGGTTACAGTTGCTTCGGGCGTATATCCGGATCGCTTTAAAATAGTATTTACAAATCAAACACTGGGAGTACCTTCTGAAATTAAAAATGAGTTCAGTATCAGTCAGGATAATGTGAATGCCAATTTAAATGTTTCAAATCCCGATAATTTAGACATAAAATCATTTAAATTATATGATATGTCCGGTAAGACTGTTTTGTACAAAAAAGCTATTGGAAACGATCTGAAATACACTTTTTCAACCAACAGCTTGAGTTATGGAATTTATATTGCTGAATTTTTAACTATTGAAAACGAAAGATTTACTCAGAAAATTTTAATAGCATCTTCCTTAAAATAA
- a CDS encoding tail fiber domain-containing protein — MALGFASLYSNISGDQNIAIGMETCRDNTSGFGNIGIGLEASRINTTGNNNVAIGNFTLYNNVSGSNNTALGHQADVSSGNITNSTALGNGAIADQSNKVRIGNDNVTIIEGFVAMTVASDRRYKEDIATIPLGLDFINQLHPVEYIKKTNSEKTKEWGLIAQELKETLDKVNYKNAAIISSDKSKDKFLSIRYTDLFAPIIKSIQELSESDKKTEILQKTVAAQETKIIELNTKLEALEKKLNSLISTSK, encoded by the coding sequence GTGGCTTTGGGTTTTGCTTCATTATATTCGAATATCAGCGGAGATCAAAATATAGCCATTGGTATGGAAACCTGCAGAGATAATACTTCGGGCTTTGGCAATATTGGTATTGGTCTGGAAGCCTCGAGGATTAATACAACAGGAAATAATAATGTAGCCATTGGAAATTTTACTTTATACAATAATGTAAGCGGAAGTAATAACACAGCTCTTGGTCATCAGGCAGATGTTTCGAGTGGAAATATTACAAACTCAACTGCCTTGGGAAATGGCGCTATTGCTGACCAATCTAATAAAGTGAGAATTGGTAATGATAACGTAACCATCATTGAAGGTTTCGTGGCAATGACTGTAGCTTCTGACAGAAGATATAAAGAAGATATTGCAACAATTCCTTTAGGGCTGGATTTTATCAATCAGCTGCATCCTGTAGAATACATTAAAAAAACGAATTCTGAAAAAACAAAGGAGTGGGGATTAATCGCTCAGGAACTAAAAGAAACGCTTGATAAGGTAAACTATAAAAATGCTGCTATTATTTCAAGTGATAAATCGAAAGATAAGTTTCTATCGATTAGATACACTGATTTATTTGCTCCTATTATAAAAAGTATACAGGAATTATCAGAATCCGATAAAAAGACTGAAATTTTACAAAAAACCGTTGCTGCTCAGGAAACTAAAATAATAGAATTAAATACGAAACTTGAAGCATTAGAAAAAAAATTAAACAGTTTAATTTCTACTTCTAAGTAA
- a CDS encoding alpha/beta fold hydrolase: MSTIKTQDGTEIYYKDWGKGQPIVFHHGWPLSGDDWDAQMMFFLKQGYRVIAHDRRGHGRSGQSSEGNNMETYAADVAELTAALDLKDAIHIGHSTGGGEVIRYAAKYGKGRVAKAIIISAVTPIMIKNEANPEGVPLSVFDEIRQGTGFNRAQYFYDFPIPFYGWNREGKTVQEGIKHNWWRQGMMGSVLAHYEGIKAFSESDFTEDLKSLDIPVLVLHGEDDQIVPYNQAPKAAALLKNGKLISYPGFPHGMPTTEAETINNDILAFIKS; the protein is encoded by the coding sequence ATGAGCACAATTAAAACACAAGACGGAACAGAGATTTATTACAAAGATTGGGGAAAAGGTCAGCCAATAGTTTTTCACCATGGATGGCCTTTATCCGGTGATGACTGGGATGCGCAAATGATGTTTTTTCTAAAACAAGGATACAGAGTAATTGCACATGATCGCCGCGGACACGGTCGTTCTGGTCAAAGTTCTGAGGGAAACAATATGGAAACGTATGCAGCAGATGTAGCTGAATTGACAGCTGCGCTTGATTTAAAAGATGCCATTCATATTGGTCACTCAACCGGAGGCGGTGAAGTAATTCGTTATGCAGCAAAATACGGAAAAGGACGTGTTGCAAAAGCAATAATCATTAGTGCCGTGACACCAATAATGATAAAAAATGAAGCAAATCCTGAAGGTGTGCCGTTATCTGTTTTTGATGAAATAAGACAAGGTACAGGATTTAACAGAGCACAGTATTTTTACGATTTTCCAATACCATTTTACGGATGGAACCGCGAAGGGAAAACAGTTCAGGAAGGTATAAAACACAATTGGTGGCGTCAGGGAATGATGGGTTCAGTTCTGGCTCATTATGAAGGAATAAAAGCGTTTTCTGAATCAGATTTTACAGAAGATTTGAAGAGTTTAGATATTCCGGTTCTTGTATTACACGGAGAAGATGATCAGATAGTACCTTATAATCAGGCTCCTAAAGCGGCGGCACTTTTGAAAAACGGAAAACTAATTTCTTATCCCGGATTTCCTCACGGTATGCCAACAACAGAAGCAGAAACAATCAATAACGATATTCTGGCTTTTATTAAATCATAA
- a CDS encoding GNAT family N-acetyltransferase: MESIKLELDEKKHGAFNLYVDDKKLGEMTVSLKDDLLTVYHTGVEPEAEGKGYAKKLLEEMTSYVRANNLMVLPLCPYVHAQFKRHPDEYQDIWKK, encoded by the coding sequence ATGGAAAGTATAAAACTGGAATTAGACGAGAAAAAACATGGCGCTTTTAATCTTTATGTGGATGATAAAAAACTAGGCGAAATGACGGTAAGCTTAAAAGACGATTTACTAACCGTTTACCATACTGGCGTTGAACCGGAAGCCGAAGGAAAAGGTTATGCCAAAAAACTGCTGGAAGAAATGACATCGTATGTACGCGCCAATAATTTAATGGTTTTACCACTTTGTCCATACGTACACGCACAATTTAAAAGGCATCCGGATGAATATCAGGATATCTGGAAAAAATAA
- a CDS encoding alpha/beta hydrolase, with the protein MNAEIITSGVSLNNAKKALIMIHGRGAGAHDILSIAKHLKVDDFALIAPQAENRTWYPYSFLVPVNENEPAFSKSLEAIHQVVVAVQQNGIEKENIYFLGFSQGACLALEFTARNAAKYGGVVAFTGGLIGDKVYENHYAGNFENTPVFIGTSDPDFHVPVERVNETEALLKKMGAAVTKKIYENMGHTISQDEIDLANELVFTKK; encoded by the coding sequence ATGAATGCAGAAATTATAACCAGCGGTGTGTCTCTAAATAATGCTAAAAAAGCTTTGATTATGATTCACGGACGCGGTGCTGGCGCTCATGATATTCTGTCGATTGCGAAACATCTTAAAGTTGATGATTTTGCATTGATTGCACCTCAGGCAGAAAACAGAACCTGGTATCCTTATTCATTTTTAGTGCCTGTTAATGAAAATGAACCTGCTTTTTCAAAATCATTAGAGGCTATTCATCAGGTTGTTGTTGCAGTGCAGCAAAACGGGATCGAAAAAGAGAATATCTATTTTCTTGGATTTTCGCAGGGAGCTTGTCTGGCTTTAGAATTTACGGCTAGAAATGCTGCAAAATATGGCGGCGTTGTTGCTTTTACCGGCGGACTTATCGGCGATAAAGTATATGAAAATCATTATGCAGGAAACTTCGAAAACACACCTGTTTTTATCGGAACAAGTGATCCTGATTTTCATGTTCCTGTTGAAAGAGTGAATGAAACAGAAGCGCTTCTTAAAAAAATGGGCGCAGCTGTAACTAAAAAAATCTACGAAAATATGGGACATACCATAAGTCAGGACGAAATAGATTTGGCTAACGAACTTGTTTTTACAAAAAAATAA
- a CDS encoding ring-cleaving dioxygenase → MENKILGLHHITAIAGDAKRNFNFYANILGLRFIKKTVNFDDPGTYHFYFGDEVGSAGTILTFFPWGEGIQQGRKGSGMATEIGYSVPKGSLDFWQKRFEKYNVIYNKPAEKFGEKYLTFLDPDGLKLELIESKTDDNRKPWETDEVKADVATRGFHNITLTLNSIKATAAILTEIFGYKLIEQDVNRYRYATDTVENAAIVDLVELADEKRGHVANGSVHHVAFRVENDEILMHFREKIEAYGLSITPQIDRNYFHSLYFREPGGVLFEIATENPGFMVDESLEELGKNLKLPEQYESDRAAIEAHLVKIN, encoded by the coding sequence ATGGAAAATAAAATTTTAGGCTTACACCATATTACTGCCATTGCAGGTGACGCAAAACGCAATTTCAATTTTTACGCTAACATATTAGGATTACGTTTCATCAAAAAAACAGTAAATTTTGATGATCCGGGAACGTATCATTTTTACTTTGGTGATGAAGTTGGAAGTGCCGGAACAATCTTAACATTTTTCCCTTGGGGAGAAGGAATTCAGCAAGGAAGAAAAGGTTCAGGAATGGCAACCGAAATTGGATATTCTGTTCCAAAAGGAAGTCTTGATTTCTGGCAGAAACGTTTTGAAAAATACAATGTAATTTATAATAAACCAGCTGAGAAATTCGGTGAAAAGTATCTTACTTTCTTAGATCCTGACGGATTAAAATTAGAATTAATCGAATCTAAAACAGACGATAACAGAAAACCCTGGGAAACAGACGAAGTAAAAGCCGATGTGGCAACAAGAGGTTTTCATAATATTACTTTAACTTTAAACAGTATAAAAGCAACTGCCGCAATCTTAACCGAAATATTTGGTTACAAGTTGATTGAACAAGATGTAAATCGTTACCGTTATGCAACAGATACTGTAGAAAATGCAGCTATTGTTGACTTGGTAGAATTGGCTGATGAAAAACGCGGTCATGTAGCAAACGGATCTGTTCATCACGTTGCTTTTCGTGTAGAAAACGATGAAATTTTAATGCACTTCCGTGAAAAAATCGAAGCTTACGGATTGTCTATTACACCACAAATTGACAGAAATTATTTCCACTCTCTTTATTTTAGAGAACCGGGAGGAGTTTTGTTTGAAATCGCAACCGAAAACCCTGGCTTTATGGTTGACGAAAGTCTAGAAGAATTAGGAAAAAACCTAAAACTTCCTGAACAATACGAGTCAGACAGAGCTGCTATTGAAGCGCATTTGGTAAAAATTAATTAA
- a CDS encoding pyridoxamine 5'-phosphate oxidase family protein encodes MNYGQLAFTDAIKKMQEEAGSRSAYDRMEKMSVVDGLTENEINFIEERDSFYMASFGENEYPYIQHRGGPAGFIKVIDNKTIGIVDFSGNRQYISTGNISKNEKVALIMISYPQRARLKIYANAKIVDLEENNALYDLLKPTDYKFRPERMMIFEIQAYDWNCPQHITPRYTATEIEQALLPQKKYISDLENRVKELELELSKK; translated from the coding sequence ATGAATTACGGACAATTAGCTTTTACAGATGCAATAAAAAAAATGCAGGAAGAAGCGGGAAGCAGAAGTGCTTATGATCGTATGGAGAAAATGTCGGTTGTAGACGGATTAACGGAAAACGAAATTAACTTTATAGAGGAAAGAGATAGTTTTTATATGGCTAGTTTTGGAGAAAATGAATATCCATACATTCAGCATCGTGGCGGACCCGCAGGATTTATTAAAGTGATCGATAATAAAACAATTGGAATTGTTGACTTTTCAGGCAATCGGCAATACATTTCTACGGGTAATATTTCTAAGAATGAAAAAGTGGCTCTAATTATGATTTCGTATCCGCAAAGAGCCAGATTGAAAATTTATGCAAATGCGAAAATTGTCGACTTAGAAGAAAACAATGCATTATATGATCTGTTAAAACCGACAGATTATAAGTTTCGACCGGAACGAATGATGATTTTTGAAATTCAGGCTTATGACTGGAACTGCCCACAGCATATTACTCCTCGTTATACAGCCACCGAAATTGAGCAGGCACTATTGCCGCAGAAAAAGTATATTTCTGATTTGGAAAATAGGGTAAAAGAGCTTGAATTGGAATTATCCAAAAAATAA
- a CDS encoding NADH:flavin oxidoreductase, protein MSVSDLFKPLSLLHGPVMRNRFMLAPLTTQQSHHDGRASEYDQFWMEQLAHSNYGLIQTSASTVEAGGIAFERQLGIHSDDHLPGLTKMAKVIREGGGLSAVQLHHAGHRASPLIGGIPSPASGNTLKDIKAITTEEVERIRDSFITAAKRAQLAGFDGISVHGAFGWILSEFMSPNLNDRKDKYGGSLENRARFTIEVIEGIRLACGPDFQIGWRLSIERYGLRLEELREVTADIFDRELIDYLDLALWDSAQIVREGTFQGKTMLSIFAELPRKGVRLGAAGKIMSAQRAGELLDEGCDFVLIARAAILQRDFPVQVKLNPDYDSPKLPVIADYLREGGLSERFIETMRGWQTFVKPGSL, encoded by the coding sequence ATGTCTGTTTCTGATTTATTTAAACCGCTCAGTTTACTGCATGGTCCGGTAATGAGAAATCGTTTCATGCTCGCGCCGCTCACTACGCAGCAAAGTCATCACGACGGAAGAGCATCGGAATATGATCAATTTTGGATGGAGCAGCTTGCGCATAGTAATTACGGATTAATACAAACAAGTGCGTCGACTGTTGAAGCCGGAGGAATTGCGTTTGAGCGTCAGCTGGGTATTCACAGCGATGATCATTTGCCGGGTCTAACCAAAATGGCAAAAGTTATCCGTGAAGGCGGGGGATTGTCTGCGGTGCAGTTACACCATGCCGGACATCGTGCCTCGCCGTTAATAGGAGGAATACCATCGCCTGCATCTGGCAATACATTAAAAGATATAAAGGCGATTACAACCGAAGAAGTAGAGCGAATCCGCGACAGCTTTATTACGGCAGCTAAAAGAGCTCAGCTTGCGGGATTTGACGGCATTTCGGTGCATGGTGCTTTTGGATGGATTCTTTCAGAATTTATGTCTCCAAATTTAAACGATCGTAAGGATAAATATGGAGGCAGTCTGGAGAACCGTGCACGATTTACGATTGAAGTCATTGAAGGAATTCGTCTTGCATGTGGTCCTGATTTTCAGATTGGCTGGAGGTTATCAATAGAACGTTATGGACTGCGTTTAGAAGAGCTGCGCGAAGTTACGGCTGATATTTTTGATCGCGAACTAATTGATTATTTGGATCTGGCTTTGTGGGATTCGGCTCAAATTGTTCGTGAAGGAACTTTTCAGGGAAAGACTATGCTTAGTATCTTTGCAGAACTTCCCAGAAAGGGAGTACGTTTAGGTGCAGCCGGAAAAATTATGAGCGCGCAGCGTGCAGGAGAGCTTTTGGATGAAGGCTGTGATTTTGTGCTTATTGCACGAGCAGCAATTCTTCAGCGCGATTTTCCTGTGCAGGTTAAATTAAATCCTGATTACGACAGTCCAAAACTTCCTGTTATAGCAGATTATCTGCGGGAGGGCGGGCTAAGTGAACGTTTTATTGAAACCATGCGAGGATGGCAGACTTTTGTAAAACCGGGATCATTGTAA
- a CDS encoding DsrE family protein, translating into MKKTAIIILSDPKAGSEEALGRVFNALASAYEFKHAGEDVKIIFQGTGIRWPEQLEKAEHPVNGLYKEVKDHVHGLSKGCVAVFGTEVSGYDLLNDNEVPGTPGLPSFLNLRDEGYSILIF; encoded by the coding sequence ATGAAAAAAACAGCTATTATTATTCTTTCTGATCCCAAAGCTGGTTCAGAAGAAGCTCTTGGACGTGTATTTAATGCCTTAGCATCGGCATACGAGTTTAAACATGCAGGTGAAGATGTAAAGATTATTTTTCAGGGTACCGGTATAAGATGGCCTGAACAGCTTGAAAAAGCGGAGCATCCGGTTAACGGACTTTACAAGGAAGTAAAAGATCATGTTCATGGTCTTTCTAAAGGTTGTGTTGCAGTATTTGGTACCGAAGTGTCTGGCTATGATCTTTTAAACGACAATGAAGTACCTGGCACTCCCGGATTACCAAGTTTTCTTAATCTAAGAGACGAAGGTTACAGTATTTTAATTTTCTAA
- a CDS encoding nucleoside deaminase has translation MKQCLALAETALETGNPPVGALIVLDGKIIGEGIESGKSTGDITNHAEIMAVRDALKNGHSDNLHLARMYTTHEPCIMCSYLIRHHRISEIVYGSAVPLVGGLTSKFKVLETEDVPKWGNKPKIVSGICLDECNALTARFLESLSKS, from the coding sequence ATGAAACAATGTCTTGCTCTTGCCGAAACGGCCTTAGAAACTGGTAATCCACCCGTAGGGGCTCTAATTGTTTTAGATGGAAAAATAATAGGGGAAGGTATAGAATCTGGGAAATCAACCGGAGATATTACAAATCATGCTGAGATAATGGCAGTTCGGGATGCCCTAAAAAACGGACATTCAGATAATTTGCATCTTGCAAGAATGTATACCACACATGAACCTTGTATAATGTGTTCTTATCTGATACGACATCACAGGATATCCGAAATCGTGTATGGCTCTGCTGTACCATTGGTTGGCGGATTGACATCAAAGTTTAAGGTGCTTGAAACCGAAGATGTACCAAAATGGGGAAATAAACCAAAAATTGTCAGCGGTATATGTCTTGACGAATGTAATGCGCTTACTGCTCGATTTTTAGAATCATTAAGTAAATCATAA
- a CDS encoding helix-turn-helix domain-containing protein, which produces MFSQSVYTLINQQNGNLSFKVFEFDNSSYFDHIQRNNYFTVIIITSGQGLAKVDLSEYVFEENTMFAFYPYQPFMLASEGSIAGVCIQFHHDFFCIYRHHKEIAANGILFNNIYEQPFIYLDQNNKNTLMNIVKEIVNELKMEALRKDEVLISYLKIFLVFATRIKLEQQSVHETKLVGAKQLTIVQNLRNAIEENFRMKHSASDYAEMLHVTPIALSRVTKNHFNMTLSDLITERIIVEAKRELYLTDKTVKEIAYELGYEDEYYFSRVFKGKTDISPQFYRENIGFNRGVS; this is translated from the coding sequence ATGTTTTCACAGTCCGTTTACACACTTATTAATCAACAGAACGGGAACTTGTCATTCAAAGTTTTCGAGTTCGATAACAGCAGTTATTTTGATCATATTCAACGCAACAATTATTTCACTGTAATTATCATTACTTCTGGTCAGGGATTAGCTAAAGTTGATCTTTCTGAATATGTTTTTGAAGAAAATACGATGTTTGCATTTTATCCTTACCAACCCTTTATGCTTGCTTCTGAAGGATCAATCGCTGGTGTCTGCATTCAGTTTCATCACGATTTCTTTTGCATTTACAGACATCACAAAGAAATAGCTGCAAACGGCATTTTGTTCAATAATATCTATGAGCAGCCTTTTATATACCTTGACCAGAATAATAAAAATACGTTGATGAACATTGTCAAAGAGATAGTCAATGAGCTAAAAATGGAAGCGTTGAGAAAAGATGAAGTTCTAATTTCTTATCTGAAAATATTTTTAGTTTTTGCCACCAGAATAAAACTTGAACAGCAGTCTGTTCATGAGACTAAGTTAGTTGGTGCAAAACAACTAACGATTGTACAAAATCTAAGAAATGCAATTGAGGAAAATTTCAGAATGAAGCATTCTGCAAGTGATTACGCTGAAATGCTTCATGTAACTCCCATTGCATTATCTCGAGTTACAAAAAATCATTTCAACATGACGCTTTCAGATCTTATTACTGAGCGAATTATTGTTGAGGCAAAAAGAGAATTATATCTTACCGATAAAACAGTTAAAGAGATTGCCTATGAGCTTGGTTATGAGGACGAATATTATTTTAGCAGGGTATTTAAGGGCAAAACAGATATATCGCCACAGTTCTACAGAGAAAATATAGGATTTAACAGAGGAGTTTCCTGA
- a CDS encoding sialate O-acetylesterase, which translates to MVLQQQKEVPIWGTASPGEKVSVDFAGQNKTTYADNSGKWSVKLNPMKASFTPREMTVKGTNTIVLKNILIGEVWLCSGQSNMEYAMRKYSKFATAVKGNKPPEDDLNTANNPNIRIFLDRRKYMDPSPEHLGWDSAMGKPLVDFSAVGYYFAKDLYSKLHVPIGMISAAVPGSRIEPWIEASKMELFPKMKNGKTLDKLSTDGGDPGKFYNTMIQPLIPFSLKGFLWYQGESNCFLNENIRYAYKFKTLIESWRNDWNDKKLPFYFVQIAPYAYSTAKDNSGHNVENLPEFWEAQQLALHLKNTSTIAITNLVDSIADLHPGYKWEVGRRLSLVAANKAYGQKDVVCSGPVYKKMKTVNHTISITFTNTGTGLTSRDGKPLDWFSIAGKDGKFTLAKAEIKDNKIILSSPQVPYPVSARFGWNEGAQSNFINKEGFPAVPFRTDNPWDKLF; encoded by the coding sequence ATGGTTTTACAGCAACAAAAAGAGGTGCCTATTTGGGGAACCGCGAGTCCGGGTGAGAAAGTATCAGTAGATTTCGCAGGACAAAACAAGACAACGTATGCTGACAATTCTGGCAAATGGTCGGTTAAACTCAATCCCATGAAAGCATCATTTACGCCACGCGAAATGACTGTTAAAGGAACTAATACAATAGTTTTAAAAAATATACTTATTGGTGAAGTTTGGCTTTGTTCAGGTCAATCAAACATGGAATATGCTATGCGCAAATACAGTAAATTTGCAACGGCTGTGAAGGGAAACAAACCTCCGGAAGATGATTTGAATACCGCAAATAATCCTAATATTCGCATTTTTCTGGACCGCCGAAAATATATGGATCCAAGCCCTGAACATCTGGGCTGGGATTCGGCAATGGGAAAACCGCTAGTTGATTTTTCTGCTGTGGGTTATTATTTTGCAAAAGATCTGTATTCCAAATTACACGTGCCAATCGGAATGATTTCTGCCGCTGTTCCCGGCAGTAGAATTGAACCCTGGATTGAGGCTTCGAAAATGGAATTATTTCCTAAAATGAAAAATGGCAAAACACTGGATAAACTCAGCACTGATGGTGGAGATCCCGGTAAATTCTACAACACGATGATACAGCCACTAATTCCTTTTTCATTGAAGGGATTTCTATGGTATCAAGGAGAATCTAATTGTTTTTTGAATGAAAATATTCGTTATGCCTACAAGTTTAAAACACTTATTGAGAGTTGGCGAAACGACTGGAACGACAAAAAACTCCCTTTTTATTTTGTTCAAATTGCTCCCTACGCTTATTCCACTGCCAAAGATAATAGTGGTCACAATGTTGAAAATCTTCCCGAATTTTGGGAGGCACAGCAGCTGGCTCTTCATTTGAAAAACACCAGCACAATCGCCATTACCAATTTAGTTGATAGTATTGCTGATCTCCACCCGGGATATAAATGGGAAGTGGGTCGACGATTGAGTCTTGTTGCCGCAAATAAAGCATATGGACAAAAAGACGTCGTTTGTTCCGGACCTGTCTATAAAAAAATGAAGACAGTGAACCACACCATTTCTATCACTTTCACTAACACGGGAACCGGTTTGACAAGCCGTGACGGAAAACCCCTTGACTGGTTTAGCATAGCCGGAAAGGATGGGAAATTTACTCTGGCAAAAGCAGAAATAAAAGATAACAAAATAATTCTTTCATCGCCTCAAGTTCCGTATCCCGTTTCGGCTCGTTTTGGCTGGAATGAAGGTGCTCAATCCAATTTCATTAATAAGGAAGGATTTCCTGCTGTTCCTTTTAGAACTGATAATCCGTGGGATAAACTTTTTTGA